One genomic segment of [Phormidium] sp. ETS-05 includes these proteins:
- a CDS encoding type II toxin-antitoxin system VapC family toxin: protein MSKFLLDTHTFIWFVSNDAKLPESTRNQIESADAVFLSIVSIWEIAIKLSIGKLHLQGDFEEIEPQLITAGITMLNITFSDTVHYRYLPLHHGDPFDRMLIAQAINHGLVLVSRDRAFDPYPVTRLWG, encoded by the coding sequence ATGAGTAAGTTTCTTCTGGATACGCATACTTTTATCTGGTTTGTCTCTAATGATGCCAAACTGCCAGAATCGACGAGAAACCAAATCGAATCGGCTGATGCTGTTTTCCTCAGCATTGTGAGTATTTGGGAGATTGCCATTAAACTCAGTATTGGGAAACTCCACCTCCAGGGGGATTTTGAAGAGATTGAGCCTCAACTGATTACGGCGGGGATAACGATGCTCAATATCACATTTAGCGATACTGTTCATTATCGTTATCTTCCCCTGCATCATGGTGATCCATTTGACCGGATGCTGATTGCCCAAGCGATAAATCATGGGTTGGTGTTGGTAAGCCGCGATCGAGCATTCGATCCTTATCCCGTGACCAGGTTGTGGGGATGA
- a CDS encoding DUF2281 domain-containing protein, with product METDILMTVSQLPEALKQEVLHYAEFLAEKHKNTLVPDNPEKKRRAGTMKGMFVLPLPDDFDEPLEEFKEYMG from the coding sequence ATGGAAACTGATATTTTGATGACCGTGAGCCAACTGCCAGAAGCTCTCAAGCAAGAAGTGTTGCACTATGCCGAATTTTTGGCAGAAAAGCACAAAAACACCCTGGTTCCAGACAATCCAGAAAAAAAACGTCGCGCTGGAACTATGAAAGGAATGTTTGTGCTACCATTACCAGATGACTTTGACGAACCCCTAGAAGAATTTAAGGAGTATATGGGATGA
- a CDS encoding valine--tRNA ligase, with the protein MTENTPNLPSQYEPAPTEARWQTYWEERQTFKADPNHPGKPYCIVIPPPNVTGSLHMGHAFNNTLIDVVVRYQRMCDRNTLYIPGTDHASIATQTILEKQLKAEGKTRYDLGREKFLERAWEWKAESGGTIVNQLRRLGVSVDWTRERFTMDEGLSKAVIEAFTRLYEEGLIYRGKYMVNWCPASQSAVSDLEVEPREIKGNLWHFRYPLTDGSGYVEVATTRPETMLGDTAVAVNPNDKRYQALIGKTVTLPIMGREIPIIGDELVEPEFGTGCVKVTPAHDPNDFEMGKRHNLPFINIMNKDGTLNENAGDFQGQARFVARKNVVQRLESEGFLVKIEDYEHTVPYSQRGQVPVEPLLSTQWFVKIRPLADRALDFLDNRNLPAFVPDRWTKVYRDWLVKLQDWCISRQLWWGHQIPAWYAISATGGEITDDTPFVVAKSETEALAKLKAQFGADVQVAQDPDVLDTWFSSGLWPFSTLGWPDETPDLKTYFPTTTLVTGFDIIFFWVARMTMMAGHFTGEMPFQDVYIHGLVLDENGKKMSKSAGNGIDPLLLIDKYGTDALRWTLVKEVAGAGQDIRLEYNRKTDESASVQASRNFANKLWNASRFAMMNLEGMTPQQLGNPPSGTDAIGEMCDRWILSRYHQTIQQTRNYIDNYGLGEAAKGLYEFIWGDFCDWYIELIKPRLQGEDTASKRQAQQILAHILEGILKLIHPFMPHITEEIWHSLTQSGDDTSLALQSYPEVQPAAINPEIEQDFELLIGTIRTIRNLRAELDIKPGIKVTAILQSDSDKERQILTVGADYIKNLAKVENLTITAALSGEIGQNIAGVVGTVQVLIPLAGVVDMDALRGKLEKSLAKVEADVTALSGRLNNPNFVNNARPDVVENARNALAEAQKQAEILQTRLARFQS; encoded by the coding sequence ATGACAGAAAACACACCGAACCTACCCTCTCAATACGAACCTGCACCGACGGAAGCAAGGTGGCAAACCTACTGGGAAGAACGGCAAACCTTTAAAGCTGACCCCAACCATCCCGGAAAACCTTACTGCATCGTGATTCCGCCGCCGAATGTCACCGGGAGCTTGCACATGGGGCACGCTTTCAACAATACTCTGATTGATGTGGTGGTGCGCTATCAGCGGATGTGCGATCGCAACACCCTATATATCCCCGGAACGGACCACGCCAGCATCGCCACCCAAACTATTCTGGAAAAACAACTGAAAGCCGAGGGCAAAACTCGCTATGACTTGGGGCGAGAAAAGTTCCTAGAACGTGCTTGGGAGTGGAAAGCTGAATCTGGCGGCACCATTGTTAACCAGCTCCGGCGGTTGGGGGTGTCCGTGGATTGGACGCGGGAGCGCTTCACGATGGATGAAGGCTTATCAAAAGCAGTTATTGAAGCCTTTACCCGCCTCTATGAAGAGGGGTTGATTTATCGCGGTAAATATATGGTGAACTGGTGCCCCGCCAGTCAATCTGCGGTTTCTGATTTGGAGGTGGAACCGAGAGAAATTAAGGGGAATTTATGGCATTTCCGTTATCCCCTCACTGACGGTTCTGGTTATGTGGAAGTGGCCACCACTCGCCCCGAAACTATGCTCGGAGATACGGCGGTGGCGGTGAATCCTAATGATAAACGCTATCAAGCTCTGATTGGCAAAACTGTCACCCTGCCAATTATGGGTCGGGAAATTCCCATTATTGGCGATGAGTTGGTAGAGCCGGAATTTGGCACGGGATGCGTGAAGGTGACGCCTGCTCACGACCCGAACGATTTTGAGATGGGCAAACGCCACAATCTGCCGTTTATCAACATTATGAATAAGGACGGCACCCTGAATGAAAATGCTGGGGATTTTCAGGGGCAAGCGCGATTTGTGGCGCGCAAAAATGTGGTGCAGCGGTTGGAATCTGAGGGATTTTTAGTTAAAATTGAGGATTACGAGCATACGGTGCCTTATAGTCAGCGGGGACAAGTCCCGGTGGAACCGCTATTATCTACTCAGTGGTTTGTGAAGATTCGTCCTTTGGCCGATCGGGCGTTGGATTTCCTGGATAATCGCAATTTACCGGCGTTCGTACCCGATCGCTGGACAAAAGTTTACCGCGACTGGTTGGTAAAACTCCAAGATTGGTGTATTTCTCGCCAGTTATGGTGGGGTCATCAAATCCCCGCTTGGTACGCCATCAGCGCCACTGGCGGCGAAATTACCGACGATACCCCTTTTGTGGTGGCAAAATCGGAAACCGAAGCCTTAGCCAAACTTAAAGCCCAATTTGGCGCCGATGTCCAGGTAGCACAAGACCCGGATGTGTTGGATACTTGGTTTTCCTCCGGTTTATGGCCATTTTCTACCCTCGGTTGGCCCGATGAAACTCCCGACTTGAAAACCTATTTCCCCACTACTACCCTAGTCACCGGTTTTGATATCATTTTCTTCTGGGTGGCGCGGATGACCATGATGGCGGGACATTTCACCGGGGAAATGCCATTTCAAGATGTGTATATTCACGGCTTAGTCCTGGATGAAAATGGTAAAAAAATGTCTAAATCGGCGGGGAATGGGATTGACCCCTTACTGCTGATTGACAAATATGGCACTGACGCTTTGCGGTGGACTTTGGTTAAAGAGGTAGCCGGTGCGGGACAGGATATCCGGTTGGAGTATAATCGGAAAACTGATGAATCCGCATCCGTGCAAGCATCGCGCAATTTTGCTAATAAATTGTGGAATGCTTCCCGGTTTGCCATGATGAATTTAGAAGGAATGACGCCGCAGCAGTTGGGCAATCCTCCTAGTGGGACTGATGCGATCGGGGAAATGTGCGATCGGTGGATACTCTCCCGCTACCACCAAACCATCCAGCAAACCCGCAACTATATCGACAACTACGGTTTAGGAGAAGCCGCCAAAGGACTCTATGAATTTATCTGGGGCGACTTCTGCGACTGGTATATAGAACTAATCAAACCCCGGTTGCAAGGAGAGGATACCGCATCTAAGCGCCAAGCGCAACAAATCTTAGCCCATATTCTAGAAGGCATCCTCAAATTAATCCATCCTTTCATGCCGCATATCACCGAGGAAATCTGGCACAGTCTCACCCAATCCGGTGACGATACCTCTTTGGCGCTACAATCATATCCCGAAGTGCAGCCAGCCGCGATTAATCCCGAAATCGAACAAGACTTCGAGCTATTAATCGGCACTATCCGCACCATCCGCAACCTGCGCGCCGAATTGGATATCAAACCGGGCATCAAAGTCACCGCCATCCTCCAAAGTGACAGCGACAAAGAGCGGCAAATCCTCACTGTAGGCGCAGATTACATCAAAAACCTCGCCAAGGTGGAAAACCTGACCATTACCGCCGCCTTAAGTGGTGAAATCGGCCAAAATATTGCCGGTGTGGTGGGGACGGTGCAAGTTCTAATTCCCCTCGCAGGCGTGGTGGATATGGACGCTTTGCGTGGCAAATTAGAGAAAAGTTTGGCCAAAGTCGAGGCAGATGTCACCGCACTATCTGGAAGGCTGAACAATCCCAATTTTGTCAACAATGCTCGCCCTGACGTGGTAGAAAATGCTCGCAATGCCTTGGCGGAAGCCCAGAAACAGGCGGAAATCTTACAAACCCGCTTAGCTCGCTTCCAAAGCTAA
- a CDS encoding DUF488 family protein, protein MQIFTVGHSNHTIEEFISLLQQHQVTALGDVRSHPHSRFLPHFNRENLKQALAEKGIKYVFLGRELGARPENPDCYVDGKALYEKIAATDLFHQGIQKVLAGVKKHRIALMCAEKDPMTCHRAILVCHHLLRLPNCHLTINHILDNGQLESHSHLEERMLAKHGFTEPVQLSLWSAPQSLTLTPQESLERAYQLQGNAIAYVEKETSVS, encoded by the coding sequence ATGCAAATTTTCACGGTTGGGCACTCTAATCACACCATCGAAGAGTTTATCTCTTTACTGCAGCAGCACCAGGTTACTGCATTGGGGGATGTGCGTTCTCATCCCCACAGTCGATTCCTGCCACACTTTAATCGCGAAAATCTGAAACAAGCCTTAGCCGAAAAAGGAATTAAGTATGTATTTCTGGGACGGGAATTGGGAGCCAGACCAGAAAACCCAGATTGTTATGTGGATGGCAAAGCACTGTATGAAAAAATTGCTGCTACTGATTTATTTCATCAAGGCATCCAAAAAGTTTTGGCTGGAGTGAAAAAGCACCGCATTGCTCTGATGTGTGCCGAGAAAGACCCCATGACTTGCCATCGAGCGATTCTCGTGTGTCATCACCTCCTACGCCTTCCCAATTGCCACTTAACTATCAATCACATATTAGATAACGGCCAGTTAGAATCCCATTCTCATCTAGAAGAAAGAATGCTCGCCAAGCATGGGTTTACAGAACCCGTACAACTTTCCCTCTGGTCAGCTCCTCAATCGCTGACCTTGACCCCCCAAGAAAGTTTGGAGCGAGCCTATCAGCTCCAGGGAAATGCCATTGCTTATGTAGAGAAAGAAACTAGCGTTAGTTAG
- a CDS encoding DUF488 family protein, whose translation MNNSVEIFTIGFTQKTAQNFFETLKKAGVKRVIDTRLNNVSQLAGFAKKTDLAYFLKTIGDIEYFHFLEWAPTQDILDEYKKKKGNWETYEQKFLHLIETRKIEKKVDPDILDSSCLLCSEAKHHHCHRRLVAEYLQQRLKVAIQIKHL comes from the coding sequence ATGAATAATTCTGTAGAAATTTTCACGATCGGATTTACCCAAAAAACTGCCCAAAACTTTTTTGAAACCCTTAAAAAAGCAGGCGTTAAGCGAGTAATAGATACTCGCCTCAATAACGTTTCCCAGTTAGCAGGATTTGCGAAAAAAACGGATTTAGCATATTTTTTGAAAACAATTGGAGATATAGAATACTTTCATTTTTTGGAATGGGCGCCTACTCAAGATATTTTGGATGAATATAAAAAGAAAAAAGGAAATTGGGAAACCTACGAGCAAAAGTTTTTGCATCTTATTGAAACTCGTAAAATTGAGAAAAAAGTTGATCCAGATATTTTAGATAGCTCCTGTTTATTGTGCAGTGAGGCAAAACATCATCATTGTCATCGGCGTTTAGTTGCGGAATATCTCCAGCAACGACTAAAAGTAGCTATTCAAATTAAACATCTATAG
- a CDS encoding SagB/ThcOx family dehydrogenase — protein sequence MPEITESLAQHFHERTKYHPETLAAKSRQLDWDKQPAPFKDYKIGVSIDLKPYLRSKPGDGSSRTWYERLSRLLFCTYGITGKILPGGSSALGGVLYLRSAPSAGGLYPAEVYVIARGTSHLSAGLYNYQAKTHSLIRFWDGDLWSELQAACFWHPALETVKLAVVVTGVFYRSAWRYQDRAYRRIFLDGGHLLGNLELAGSANDFRPHLVGGFDDRLLAELLYLNPEEEAPIALIPLADLLDINQNLPPYLTALPSNTQSDYPDIPDGELLAYCHRATGISGDTSGTGGWSGTMEEGLHEDKYNFPFCTKVSTQTAPINWGENLEGLTETIVKRRSTRAYSAAAIALEELNAILDFTYQPQHYTRQVLDGYPDYFDLSLISTFLAVSSVNGLEEGCYYYASLMEELRQIRFKNFRRELHYLCLGQELGRDAAAVIFHTADLKKAVAKYGDRAYRYLHMDAGHLGQRLNLAAIHLGLGVSGIGGFFDDQVNEVLGIPPDEAVLYITTLGRPR from the coding sequence ATGCCAGAAATCACAGAATCTCTTGCCCAGCATTTTCACGAGCGGACCAAATACCACCCGGAGACACTGGCCGCTAAAAGTCGCCAGTTAGACTGGGATAAGCAGCCCGCACCATTTAAAGATTATAAAATCGGTGTCTCTATTGACTTGAAACCTTACCTCCGGTCCAAGCCGGGGGATGGTTCGTCGAGGACTTGGTACGAGAGGTTATCTCGGTTGCTGTTTTGCACCTATGGCATTACTGGGAAGATTCTGCCGGGGGGAAGCTCGGCACTGGGAGGGGTGCTGTATTTACGATCGGCTCCTTCGGCTGGGGGGTTATATCCGGCGGAGGTGTATGTCATCGCTAGGGGGACGAGTCACCTAAGTGCTGGTTTGTACAACTATCAGGCAAAAACTCACTCTTTGATTCGGTTTTGGGATGGGGACTTGTGGTCCGAGCTACAAGCGGCTTGTTTTTGGCATCCGGCTTTGGAAACGGTGAAGCTGGCGGTAGTGGTGACGGGTGTCTTTTACCGATCGGCTTGGCGCTATCAAGACCGAGCATATCGCCGAATTTTTCTCGATGGGGGCCATTTGCTGGGGAATTTGGAGCTGGCGGGTTCGGCAAATGATTTTCGTCCCCATTTGGTGGGGGGTTTTGACGATCGGCTTCTGGCAGAACTGCTCTACCTCAACCCAGAGGAGGAAGCGCCGATCGCTCTGATCCCCCTAGCGGACTTGCTCGATATCAATCAAAACCTGCCGCCATATCTCACGGCTCTGCCTTCCAATACTCAGAGCGACTACCCGGACATCCCCGATGGGGAACTCCTCGCCTACTGTCATCGCGCCACAGGAATATCTGGGGATACGAGCGGGACCGGGGGGTGGAGCGGCACTATGGAAGAGGGTTTGCACGAGGATAAGTACAATTTTCCCTTTTGCACCAAGGTTTCCACCCAAACTGCCCCGATCAACTGGGGGGAAAATCTGGAGGGACTGACGGAAACGATCGTCAAGCGGCGTTCTACTCGCGCCTACAGCGCGGCGGCGATCGCCCTCGAAGAACTCAACGCCATTCTGGACTTCACCTACCAACCCCAACACTACACCCGCCAGGTATTAGACGGCTACCCAGACTATTTCGATTTAAGCCTAATTTCCACTTTTCTCGCCGTTTCTTCGGTCAACGGTTTAGAAGAAGGCTGCTACTACTACGCCTCCCTCATGGAAGAACTGCGGCAAATTCGGTTTAAGAACTTCCGCCGGGAACTGCATTACTTATGTCTGGGACAGGAATTGGGACGAGATGCGGCGGCGGTGATATTCCACACCGCTGACTTGAAAAAAGCTGTGGCTAAATATGGCGATCGAGCCTATCGCTACCTACATATGGACGCCGGACATCTGGGACAACGCCTCAACCTCGCCGCCATCCATTTAGGTTTGGGGGTCAGCGGTATTGGGGGATTTTTCGACGACCAAGTTAATGAGGTTCTCGGTATTCCCCCCGATGAAGCTGTGCTTTATATTACCACCTTGGGTCGCCCGCGATAA
- a CDS encoding pentapeptide repeat-containing protein, with translation MQVNREQLLAQYAAGERNFAGLDLSGADLFEVNLEEINLKGTNLRQIYLAYANLCQANLQVANLSDAEMSDAKLYLADLSGAELPRANLSRANLRNANLQRTNLAGANLAGADLCGANLSEANLRGADLTRANLENANLTKANLSGCNLFRARRPNLSHAVLDRTTIYPDGYRQHET, from the coding sequence ATGCAAGTTAATCGAGAACAACTACTGGCTCAGTATGCTGCAGGCGAGAGGAATTTCGCTGGCTTGGATTTAAGTGGAGCAGATTTGTTTGAAGTCAATTTGGAGGAAATCAACCTCAAAGGCACCAACCTACGCCAAATCTACCTAGCCTATGCCAATCTTTGTCAAGCAAATCTCCAAGTAGCTAACTTAAGTGATGCAGAAATGAGCGATGCCAAACTCTACCTAGCAGATTTGTCTGGAGCAGAACTCCCCAGAGCCAATCTCTCCCGTGCCAACCTCCGCAATGCCAACCTCCAGCGCACTAATCTTGCCGGAGCCAACCTGGCCGGAGCGGACTTATGTGGCGCTAATTTAAGTGAGGCAAATCTCAGAGGCGCTGACCTCACTAGAGCCAACCTGGAAAATGCCAACCTCACCAAGGCTAATCTCAGCGGTTGTAACCTCTTCCGCGCCCGTCGGCCAAATTTATCTCATGCTGTTCTCGATCGTACCACCATTTATCCCGACGGCTACCGCCAGCATGAAACCTAG
- a CDS encoding Hsp70 family protein — protein sequence MPAYSIGLDFGTTNSIISYLSPRDEPEAFQYGGPEGQKYIPSFIAYEDIFIEIGTAARTTAAHNPAVESYGNFKMQLPIFPEIPLTSRTLKRNPASITADYLRELLLSADNPYSFCNQQGEIAGLVVSVPEIWQRDIYNRGRECLQGVIKELGLPLMQLVSEPVAAAAYYAWEMQRRALANQEAPFTGNLLVCDMGGGTFDVSLCRIYGENKVEVLYFDGQGAMGLDSAGVAFDRHCVQLAYIQKHGHPIAETDPEFSRLLREFEAVKIASHPRVTKKLINCLKAPDIYQHQEIYLFAGGYTVTFGQVQEAFASIAPGIQQVMQGVKTWLHGTTGEPTKLDRLFLVGGFSQFLLVQRTICDSLEISSDDPRFDRSFNLTNSAYAISYGACLIANGLVDPTERYVHTLGILVDTINSSASRAEKFITLVQGNTPLLDLLEPRFAQIPPLATWVSNTVGDEHFLTITLWVDPQSRGIRFQESLPDLVRLPVGSDQRRWRVGMRVDRSQIAYLVIADTQDEKRFEYELGQITAKLFKGQSLD from the coding sequence ATGCCTGCCTATTCCATCGGCCTCGACTTCGGCACCACCAACTCCATCATCTCCTACCTCAGCCCCAGGGACGAACCCGAAGCATTTCAGTACGGCGGACCTGAAGGCCAGAAATACATTCCCTCTTTCATCGCCTACGAAGACATATTTATCGAAATCGGCACAGCGGCTCGCACCACCGCCGCTCACAACCCCGCAGTGGAAAGTTACGGCAACTTTAAAATGCAGTTGCCCATCTTCCCGGAAATACCCCTGACTTCCCGAACCCTAAAGCGTAACCCCGCCAGCATCACCGCCGACTATTTGCGGGAATTGCTCCTTTCTGCGGATAACCCCTACAGTTTCTGCAACCAACAAGGAGAAATTGCTGGCTTGGTGGTATCTGTGCCAGAAATCTGGCAACGGGATATTTACAACCGGGGACGGGAATGCTTGCAAGGAGTGATTAAAGAACTGGGTTTACCCCTGATGCAGTTGGTGAGCGAACCAGTGGCGGCGGCGGCTTATTATGCTTGGGAAATGCAGCGGCGGGCTCTGGCGAATCAAGAAGCTCCTTTTACTGGCAATTTGCTGGTGTGCGATATGGGGGGGGGTACTTTTGATGTCAGTTTGTGCCGCATTTATGGGGAAAATAAGGTAGAAGTCCTCTATTTTGACGGTCAGGGAGCAATGGGACTAGATTCGGCGGGGGTTGCGTTCGATCGCCATTGTGTCCAACTCGCCTATATCCAAAAACATGGCCATCCCATTGCAGAAACTGACCCAGAATTTAGCCGTTTACTACGGGAGTTTGAAGCCGTAAAAATTGCCTCCCATCCCCGCGTCACCAAAAAGCTGATTAATTGCCTCAAAGCTCCAGATATTTATCAACACCAGGAAATCTACCTTTTTGCTGGTGGCTATACTGTGACTTTTGGCCAAGTGCAGGAGGCTTTTGCCTCGATCGCTCCAGGTATTCAACAAGTGATGCAGGGAGTGAAAACCTGGTTGCACGGAACTACCGGAGAGCCCACTAAGCTCGATCGCCTCTTTCTCGTCGGCGGATTTTCTCAATTTCTCCTCGTCCAGCGAACCATTTGTGACAGTTTAGAAATTAGCAGCGATGACCCCCGCTTTGACCGCAGTTTCAACCTGACCAATAGCGCCTACGCCATTTCCTACGGCGCCTGCTTAATTGCCAACGGTTTAGTGGACCCCACCGAAAGATACGTCCACACCCTCGGCATTCTCGTAGATACCATCAACTCCAGCGCCTCCCGCGCAGAAAAATTCATCACCCTAGTCCAGGGGAATACTCCCCTACTCGACCTGCTCGAACCCCGCTTCGCCCAAATCCCCCCCCTTGCTACCTGGGTCAGCAACACCGTTGGGGATGAGCATTTCCTCACCATCACCCTTTGGGTGGACCCCCAATCTCGCGGCATTCGCTTTCAAGAGTCCCTCCCGGACCTGGTGCGGCTCCCCGTGGGTAGCGATCAAAGGCGCTGGCGGGTGGGGATGCGGGTCGATCGCTCCCAAATCGCCTATCTCGTCATCGCCGACACCCAAGACGAAAAACGCTTTGAATACGAGTTAGGTCAAATTACCGCCAAACTCTTCAAAGGCCAATCACTCGATTAA
- a CDS encoding transaldolase family protein, producing the protein MAIYLDSALIAEAEAAYQMGWVKGITTNPTLLAKSDLPPEQTLSKLVQLTNGPLFYQLMASDYRGMIAEARAAFEIIGDRTVLKVPATGTGFEVVASLAGEITCSVTAIYSPAQAAVAKEAGAKYAIAYVNRATKLLGDGIALVRDMAQILAGSDTEILAASLKSPEEVAASLQAGAHHLTLPLAMLQAVTTHELSDQTVAEFNAKGIGLKV; encoded by the coding sequence ATGGCGATTTATCTAGACTCAGCTCTAATAGCAGAAGCAGAAGCGGCTTACCAAATGGGCTGGGTGAAGGGGATTACTACTAATCCTACTTTGTTGGCGAAAAGTGATTTACCACCAGAGCAGACTTTGAGTAAGCTGGTGCAGTTGACAAATGGGCCGTTATTTTATCAGTTAATGGCTTCGGATTACAGGGGGATGATTGCGGAGGCGCGGGCGGCATTTGAGATTATTGGCGATCGCACGGTGTTGAAGGTGCCTGCAACGGGGACAGGGTTTGAGGTAGTGGCTTCGTTGGCGGGGGAAATTACTTGTTCGGTGACGGCAATTTATAGTCCAGCGCAGGCGGCGGTAGCAAAAGAGGCGGGGGCGAAATATGCGATCGCCTATGTGAACCGCGCTACCAAACTGCTCGGTGATGGCATTGCTTTAGTGCGGGATATGGCGCAGATTCTAGCTGGGAGCGATACAGAGATTCTCGCCGCCTCCCTGAAATCTCCTGAAGAAGTGGCAGCATCCTTACAAGCAGGAGCCCATCACCTCACCCTCCCTTTGGCGATGCTCCAGGCGGTGACAACTCACGAGCTTTCCGACCAAACTGTAGCCGAGTTCAACGCCAAGGGTATCGGTCTGAAGGTGTGA
- a CDS encoding ATP-binding protein: MIALSDTLNLDKIASARKISAAVVNISGRQRMLSQRMAFLAMRLVGAANAQERVAIRDGLLDTAALMEKSHWGLIQGSEEMNLPGKPSAAVREMYFQAPLYLDAQVRRYIEAARALAREPEAAMTQNNRHLQYIMDKAAFELLAGLDAVVSQYQLESEAEQDAVDANLAKLYQQSREAATATAERAKQLEITLRELQKAQEMLIQSEKLSNLGLMVAELVHEIKNPVNFIYGNVSHIRGYTEDLLSCLRLYQECYPYPHPKLEKHLAAVELDFLLEDLPKILDSMQVGAENLRELVLSLKDFSRMDSRDMTPVSIHEGLDNILLILQHRLKGAGGKGSIEVVKEYGELPLVECYPNQVNQVFMNVVSNAIEALEEMQGKGEGAQSTTPTIAIRTEMLNSDYVAVRISDNGPGMTDEVRHQLFAPFFTTKGAGKGTGLGLSISFQIVVQKHRGLMWCVSEPGEGTEFWIKLPIVQRAKSSTLTLAVNGEAAAV, from the coding sequence ATGATTGCGTTAAGCGACACCTTAAATCTAGACAAAATAGCTAGCGCGAGAAAAATCAGCGCCGCTGTGGTGAATATCAGTGGCAGGCAGCGGATGCTCTCTCAGAGAATGGCGTTTTTAGCTATGCGGTTGGTTGGTGCTGCCAATGCACAGGAGCGCGTTGCTATTCGGGATGGGTTGCTTGATACCGCCGCCTTGATGGAAAAGTCGCACTGGGGGTTAATTCAGGGTTCTGAGGAGATGAACTTACCGGGGAAGCCTTCAGCGGCGGTGCGGGAGATGTACTTTCAGGCTCCCCTATACTTGGATGCACAGGTGCGGCGGTATATTGAAGCGGCGAGAGCTTTGGCTCGGGAGCCAGAAGCAGCAATGACTCAGAATAATCGCCACCTGCAATACATTATGGACAAAGCTGCGTTTGAGCTGCTGGCGGGTTTGGATGCGGTGGTGAGCCAGTATCAGTTGGAGAGTGAGGCGGAACAGGACGCGGTAGATGCGAACTTGGCAAAACTTTACCAGCAAAGCCGGGAGGCAGCGACGGCGACGGCGGAGCGGGCGAAACAATTGGAAATTACCCTGCGGGAGCTGCAAAAAGCTCAGGAGATGCTGATTCAGAGTGAAAAGCTGTCTAATTTGGGTTTGATGGTGGCGGAGTTGGTACACGAAATCAAGAATCCGGTTAACTTTATTTACGGAAATGTCAGTCACATCAGGGGCTACACGGAGGATTTGCTCTCCTGTTTGCGTTTATACCAGGAGTGCTATCCCTATCCCCATCCGAAATTGGAAAAGCACCTCGCCGCAGTGGAACTGGATTTTTTGCTGGAGGATTTGCCGAAAATTCTCGATTCTATGCAGGTGGGGGCGGAGAATTTGCGGGAGTTGGTGCTGTCGCTGAAGGATTTTTCGCGGATGGACTCTCGGGATATGACCCCAGTTTCGATTCACGAGGGGCTAGATAACATTTTGTTAATTTTGCAGCATCGCTTAAAGGGTGCAGGAGGCAAGGGCTCGATTGAAGTGGTGAAGGAGTATGGTGAGCTGCCTTTGGTGGAGTGCTATCCCAACCAGGTAAATCAGGTGTTTATGAATGTGGTTTCTAATGCGATCGAGGCTCTCGAAGAGATGCAGGGCAAGGGTGAGGGAGCCCAAAGCACAACACCAACGATCGCCATCCGCACGGAAATGCTCAACTCTGATTATGTCGCGGTGCGGATTTCTGACAACGGACCGGGAATGACGGATGAAGTCCGCCACCAGTTGTTTGCACCATTTTTCACCACCAAAGGGGCGGGTAAGGGGACTGGTTTGGGCTTATCCATCAGCTTTCAGATTGTGGTGCAAAAGCATCGGGGGTTAATGTGGTGCGTTTCTGAACCGGGGGAGGGGACGGAGTTTTGGATCAAACTGCCGATCGTGCAGAGAGCCAAATCCTCAACCCTAACCCTGGCGGTGAATGGGGAAGCAGCAGCAGTGTGA